From the Cryptomeria japonica chromosome 2, Sugi_1.0, whole genome shotgun sequence genome, one window contains:
- the LOC131030491 gene encoding probable polygalacturonase yields the protein MKRLGYFVLLVLFCISPVGQAIRDGLQERNWKLRTSDLHLQQQDACSLRRAPSSRPHSVTITEFGAVGDGVTLNTHAFENAIFYLRSFADKGGAQLFVPAGKWLTGSFNLTSHLTLNLDKDAVILGSQDSKHWPVLDPLPSYGRGRELSGGRHSGLITAFNVTDVVITGDNGTIDGQGSIWWDWYHNHTLSYTRPHLVEVVDSTDVVISNLTFLNSPFWNIHPVYCSNVHIQDVTILAPSHSPNTDGIDPDSSSYVCIENCYISTGDDLISIKSGWDEYGIAYGRPSSNIIIRHVTGETPTSAGLALGSEMSGGITDVQVENFNVYNSRYGIRLKTAPGRGGYIKDIFISKVTLKDVQIAFAFTGSYGDHPDDGYDPSALPDVDRISFTDIVGDNIKTAGYMEGIRKAPFTGICLSNISFNVTSESAWNCSNVYGFSESVFPLPCSQLQNPIPGSSSFCPSHFISSSKDI from the exons ATGAAGAGACTA GGATATTTTGTGCTTCTGGTCCTCTTTTGCATCAGCCCAGTTGGGCAGGCAATCAGAGATGGCTTACAGGAAAGGAATTGGAAATTAAGAACTTCTGATTTGCACCTACAGCAGCAGGATGCTTGCTCACTTAGGAGAGCTCCATCTTCTCGGCCTCACAGTGTCACTATTACTGAATTTGGGGCTGTGGGAGATGGAGTAACGCTTAACACTCATGCTTTTGAGAATGCTATATTTTACCTTCGATCTTTTGCCGATAAAGGTGGTGCCCAGCTCTTTGTTCCGGCAGGAAAATGGTTGACTGGGAGCTTCAACCTCACAAGTCACTTAACTCTAAACTTGGACAAAGATGCAGTAATTCTTGGATCACAG GATTCAAAACATTGGCCAGTGCTTGACCCTTTACCATCATATGGTCGAGGTAGGGAACTAAGTGGAGGACGGCATAGCGGCCTTATAACTGCATTCAATGTGACAGATGTTGTAATAACAG GTgacaatggtactattgatggGCAGGGATCTATTTGGTGGGATTGGTACCATAATCATACTTTAAGTTACACCCGTCCTCATCTTGTTGAGGTGGTAGACTCAACTGATGTCGTCATCTCAAATCTAACATTCCTGAATTCACCATTCTGGAATATACATCCAGTGTACTGCAG CAATGTGCACATTCAAGATGTAACCATCCTTGCTCCGTCGCACTCACCTAATACAGATGGAATTGATCCAG ATTCGAGCTCATATGTTTGCATTGAGAACTGCTATATAAGCACTGGTGATGATTTGATCTCAATCAAAAGTGGTTGGGATGAATATGGTATTGCCTATGGGCGTCCCAGTTCCAATATTATCATCCGTCATGTTACTGGAGAAACACCCACAAGTGCTGGCCTTGCTTTAGGCAGTGAGATGTCTGGTGGAATCACAGATGTGCAAGTTGAAAACTTTAATGTTTATAATTCAAGATATGGTATCAGGTTGAAAACTGCTCCAGGCAGGGGTGGATATATCAAAGATATCTTCATATCCAAGGTGACATTGAAAGATGTGCAAATTGCATTTGCCTTTACAGGGTCCTATGGTGACCATCCTGATGACGGCTATGATCCAAGTGCCCTTCCAGATGTTGATAGGATAAGCTTTACAGACATTGTGGGAGATAATATCAAAACTGCAGGTTACATGGAGGGAATCCGGAAAGCTCCATTCACAGGGATTTGCCTGTCAAATATTTCCTTCAATGTCACTTCAGAGTCTGCCTGGAACTGTTCAAATGTTTATGGCTTCTCAGAATCTGTCTTTCCTCTTCCATGTTCACAGCTCCAAAACCCAATCCCTGGCAGCTCATCATTTTGTCCATCTCATTTTATCAGTTCAAGCAAAGATATCTAA